The Trichoderma breve strain T069 chromosome 2, whole genome shotgun sequence DNA segment TGAGGGGCGCGGATGCATGTATACAGGAGCTTCAAGGTCATTAGCCGCCTGCCAGAATACATCGTACTCTGGCTGGTCGTAATACAGCATGCCGTTGCCATCCTCTCCACAGCTTTGATAATCGTTGAGCAGTACTCCGACAaagcccttcttctccgtcataCAACGGCggagctctgctgctgcctgaGCCGGATCATGCATACTCAGTGCTGCAAAGGCCGCGAACCGATTTGGTGCTTTCATCACCTCAGCTTCCATGCGGTCGTTTGCCAAGGTGGCTTGGGCCTCGGCTTGAGACTTGTCAGAGATGCCTTGACATCCTGGAGAGTTGAATGAGAGAACCATGAAATCAACATTATTCTCGTCCATCTGCCTCAATCGCGTGCCATGAATGTCAAGCAGCTCGTTTGTCAAACGAGAGCCAGTCCCGGCTGCAACGAATTTACCAGGATCATTGTTGGCCAATTCTTCTTGAATCGTCCAGCACTCTTCGAGAGCGATCTTGCCAAACATGATGATTAAAAAATCACAATATTTCAATCAAAAAATTCTTTATCAGGATGAGGGTGAAATGAAAGTTATAGCAACtaattaaagaaaagaaaaacagtGCGACTCAATAGCTGCTACAACTATTTAACATTGCTGCGCCGCCAGAATCGCCATCCCACCCTACACAGTCTCGGGGAGTTAAAGCGCCTCCCGTGATGGCAGTTGTCGCGTCAAATTACCAGCCAGTGGGGGTTAATGGAGGTTCTAGCGCAGGCGAGCAGCCGAGAGAACATTGAATTCAGCCGGCCGGAATCCATGCGCCGAGAGGAGAAATTCCTGGGGAAGCAAACTCGTGCTCGTAAGAGAACTATATGAACTGGATGCGATTGACCGTATTGAGTAATTCGCGCGTACCGGGTCGGTGAGCTCAATGCAGAGCGTGGATGTTCAGAAATCTCTCATATTAATCCAACACGCATGGTGAATTTAAATACGATATTTCGCGCAAAAATGCCAAGCAAGAATAATTGTCAAAAATCTTGTTTTTGAAACGCCAAAGGGCGCTGCTTTCGGTCATGGGTGCGTGTATTTAATGCTATTTGCGCGCCTTTTGCATCGCATCTTGACATAGCTCTCGTTGTTCAAAGGACGCGTTATGGCAGAATAGCTCTATAAGAGCGCAATTTAGAGCCCTGGAGGTCATGGAAACAAATCCCACAGCGTCATTAGCGCCCTTGGTTCAGCAAAGGCTCTAAAAATAATGAAGCCCAATGTCAGGAACACGCGATGCGTCGTAAGTtagaggagaggaaaagagtATATAAACATCACAAAGACTGACTCAAAGAATAGAATTaaatcaccaccatcgtTAAATCAAGATTACAGCACAAAACGCGATTTCAGATCAACTCTATCGACAAAATGGCCTCCATCAACCTCCGATTCCGCCAAGCAACTGTTGAAGACGCGAGGCAAATTCAGCAACTTGTTGAATCCGCGTTTCGCGCGATAGACAGCAGGCCGGACTGGACTGGGAATGCGGAACTCGCGTCAACCTTTCGAATCAGTGTTGAAGAAGTAATGCCCAGGATTGTCAACCCTGACAATGCGGTTCTTATGGCCTTGGACGACGCCGATAACCTGGTCGCTTCTATCGAGGTCGCCAAGCGCGGCATTAACTGTGGTCGCATTTCCATGATTGCAGTCAACGAACGCTATCAAAAAGGCGGCGTTGGACGTTCGGTCCTTGCTTATGCGGAAGCGTATAGCCGACAAACTTGGAATGTGGAAAAATTCTCACTCAACGCCCTGTCGACGCGCAAGACACTGATTGAATGGTATATGCGTCAAGGATACCAGAAGACGGGAGAAACGTCACCATTTCCACGAGAGAGGTTCACCACTGTGGCGTTGCCCGATGACATTTGCTTTatcgagatggagaaggatTTCAGCAGCACTGGTGAGGAGGGACAGTCGATCTAGTGCAACACTGTGAGCGACCTGCGAGTTTTGAACTTGGTCAGTCTGTTGCGAATATTCCCGTTGACGCTGCTCTGCGCAGAGGCCATGGTCATTTGCGTTCGATGTATTCGTAGACGTCATATACAGAAGTGGCATTATGGCAATTTTCATTTCCCAGCCTTCTGATATCtacgaagaaaaaaacttgGGGCTTTACAGCCACTGGTGATGCATTTGCCCCATAGTCTCCTTCTGTACGGAGCACTGCGATTCGACTACTCTTACGTTACTTTCGTCTGTATATAGTAATACAAGTGCCTCGGGCCGTTGTGGGGGTCTATCCCATTGTTAGTAGCAAAAATGCAAAAGTGAAAATCGCATTCGTTAGATTGATTTGCGATCGGGCTGTCTACTAACATGATTAGCTGTCAAGCCATTTATTGCAGGTTAAGTCAAGTGAAGGCTAATAAACGCGTACTAACAATTAGCATTATTATGGTCTTGAAATTCCAAAGCTAATTTCCCATCCCTTCACACTCCCAATTTGGCCAATCGCACAATTCTGGACACACAACTATCCTAAATCAAATGCCCATCCAAGATAACGATGTGATGGATTCCACGGCTACCACTTAGATGCGAGATTCGCGGCGGGGCGTCCTGGATGTGTACGAATCAGAACGGTGCCTGTACCACTCTACAGTAAGTACCAGACGTACATGCTCTCCTGCTGGTGGTCTTCCGGAGCTGCCTCCACTCCCTCTGATTGGACAGCCGCACGTGTCGAAAGACCAtgccatctcggcctcgatggcTGAGACCCTGGTCAAACAATGTTGCTCACAATGGCAGGAGTCACTCTCCGTGCTGATTAGGCTTCACCACCTCGTCCGCGATTAGGGAGCTTCATACATTTCCCGACCTCGCAATGTCTCAGAGTACGTCTGGCGCGACATCATCGGGCCCTCGTCGGATTGCCCCAGGCCCTATCTCCGaatcagcttcagctcctgctgctgcccaaCGCCGAGGCCGTCTACCATCTCGACGGATCGGCGTGAGTGTCGCTTGTGAAGCTTGCcggaaaaggaaaacacGAGTATGTCTAGTTGCTGCAGGTAATCAAAATCAAAGACTTGAAAGCTAAGCATCTGTACATTTCAGTGTAGTGGAAGTCGGCCGAAATGTCTGTCGTGCGTGCAGAAAGGGATAGACTGCCACTACACATCAGCCAACGCGACCGAAACGAACTCAGCAGTACTGAAACGGAAGTTCCGagaagtcaaagaaaagacgagcGATTATGAAGAATTCTACGACTCCCTTCGGGGTTTGCCAGACACTGACTCTCAAGCAATCTTTCAGATGATCCGAGGAGGTGCGGATATCAAAACAGTAATGCGGCAGATTCGGGAAGGgaacctccttcttcagctgtCTTTGGCTCCCGAAACACAACGTCGATACGAGTTCCCATTCGTCACTACAATGCCAGCGGTCCTCTTGACTGGGGACAACCTATATCTCAAGTCCTTAATCTTCGAGGCAAACTTTTACGACgaaaaccagcagcagctgaataTACCCCTGAATTCAAATAGCAGAACGGGATCGCCACAGTACATCTACACACAACCTTACCACAGTGCCGAGATTGTAAACACACGACTCTCTACTGTCGACATATCACGCTGGACGGCTGTTAGCACTGATAATGAGCTCATGAGGACCTTGCTACACGCTTATTTTCTTCATGAGTATTCTTCATACACGTCATTTCAGAAAGATATTTTCATCCAGGCCCTTATAGACGGTGATAAGCGATTCTGCTCCTCGCTTCTCGTAAACGCCGTCTTGGCCGAAGCATCGGTGATCCCCCCCTTGAAGTATTCAAGCAACTTTGGAAGCAAGCTAATCGTTATAGCATTGCTACAATGGGGTACAACATCGCGAACAATTCTGGAATCCTGAGAATATCGGTTATCGCTTCCTTGCAGAATTTAGACGACTCTGGGAGCTACAGTCAGAAAGGACAGATCTTCCAACACTACAAGCCGCCATAATTGTTAATGGCATATACGTAAACAATGGCATAGACAAGCTGGGGCTGACATACCTAGACAGAGCAATCGCCATAGCAGAAGACCTGCAGATATTTGGTGATAATAGCCACATTGAGGACAATACTCTAAGACACGCAAGAAACTTCACTGCTTGGTGTCTTTATAAGTATCAGACGTAGGTCAATGATGTCTTCCGTGGCTTATCAATGACTGACCTGAAGAAGCATAATGGGCTATTACTACTTCAAAGTTCCTATGATTACAAACCCGCCTGCATTCGCCCTTCCCGATCCATATTTGGAACCATCGTGGTATGGCGACTTCATTCTAAAATATCCTGCAAATAACACCTTCACCTCGCTCTATTTTCCACATTTCTTCAATGCAGACGCAAAGTTCAAAATTATTCTCAACGCCATTGCGACTTCATTATTCAAGCCAGAGAACGTTGGGAGAACTCTACCAGCCAATGTGAAGTCGCATTTTCGAGCCCAACTGGAATCGTGGCTAGCTGGTCTCTCGGTACCATTACATCCCAGTAATATTGTCTTTCCACCACAATTAAGATTGCAGTGAGTAGCCCTCAGTTCTAGCGTACTATCTCAGCATTGGCTTGCTGACACTTCACCAAAGTATGGAATACCACGCCACCATCTTGACACTATTGCAGACGCCTGTCAATAATGACATACCTTCCGCATACATGCCTAATTCTAACGCAAATGAGAATGAATTATTACAAGAAGCCATTTCGGCAGCTATGATTCGGCTAGAAACCATAGTCCGCATCTACTATCTACGACATAGTTACGAGTCTTGCAACACTTATCTTacgtttttcttctctaaCGTAGGCTTTGCCGCGCTGGAAAGACTAAGGTCTTCTGAAATTGATCATGAGCGTTTCAAGCATTTGATGTCAACATTAATTCTTTGCATCAAGGGTCTGTATGACCAAGGACAACATGTGCACGTAGCCTCTGCCGTATATCGGCTGCTACGTAATCGTTTATTGCCTCAGGATATGAGGTTCTTGCAAGGATATATCCATTGGAATATTACGGAAGATGATGATCCTCTGATTATATCACATGTCCAATCTGAATGGCCAATACCTATTGCTGACCGAGAGAGAGACCCAGAGGCGGCAAAATTGGAGAATCTTGCACGACGACTCAACGAAATGTCGGTAGACTCTTCAAGAGAGACAAGTGAAGAAAATGAATCTGAAACGAGATACGAGGTTATGAAATGAGCCCCTGTTGCTGGACTAGAAGGATACTAGGGAGGAATTAAAATAGAATTAGTGGATTATAGAATGACAATCTGGGAGAGTAGACAAATTGGGCACACATCAAATTGCATCTTTCATATCTAATTAACGAATCATCTCAATACGACCGTTTGCTTCAATTTTCGACCGTGGACCATAGCAAGTTTACTCGTAGGGTGATTTGCCATTATAATTAGAATGTGCTCCTATACCGCCGTTACCTTGTTATCCTCACACTGGTCAACTACGTGAACTTCTTTAGTGGGAATATCAGGAGCGCCGAGTATCTGAGCACCCTTATCGACATGGTTAGCACCGCCGAAAAGAACGTCAATTTCTTCCAGTGGAATTTGCTTCGTCTCGGGAATGAAGAAATAGACGAAtacgacgaggaggaaatTCGTCGCCATGAAGAAATATAGGCATTTGAGGCCTTCGTTCTTCAAAAATGTCGGAAAGAATTGTTGGAAGATCGTATTAGCGACATTTTGCATCTGGCTACACATGCCGATGGCCTGAGCACGAACATTCATACTAGCATAAGATTATTAGAACAATGGGGTCAGTTGCTGGTTAATGTAGCTTGGTTACCTGAAGATCTCAGAAGTCCAAATCCAAGTGGTTGCGCCCCAAGAGGGCttataaaagaaaatgaagagaaatAGAAGGAACACAATGGAGATTCCGACAGGCTTCGATTTGGTGCCGTTAATGTCGGGAGTAGTTTGACCGATTACAGGAACCAACACTATCGGCAGTTAGTCTCA contains these protein-coding regions:
- a CDS encoding fungal zn(2)-Cys(6) binuclear cluster domain-containing protein, whose protein sequence is MSQSTSGATSSGPRRIAPGPISESASAPAAAQRRGRLPSRRIGVSVACEACRKRKTRCSGSRPKCLSCVQKGIDCHYTSANATETNSAVLKRKFREVKEKTSDYEEFYDSLRGLPDTDSQAIFQMIRGGADIKTVMRQIREGNLLLQLSLAPETQRRYEFPFVTTMPAVLLTGDNLYLKSLIFEANFYDENQQQLNIPLNSNSRTGSPQYIYTQPYHSAEIVNTRLSTVDISRWTAVSTDNELMRTLLHAYFLHEYSSYTSFQKDIFIQALIDGDKRFCSSLLVNAVLAEASHCYNGVQHREQFWNPENIGYRFLAEFRRLWELQSERTDLPTLQAAIIVNGIYVNNGIDKLGLTYLDRAIAIAEDLQIFGDNSHIEDNTLRHARNFTAWCLYKYQTIMGYYYFKVPMITNPPAFALPDPYLEPSWYGDFILKYPANNTFTSLYFPHFFNADAKFKIILNAIATSLFKPENVGRTLPANVKSHFRAQLESWLAGLSVPLHPSNIVFPPQLRLHMEYHATILTLLQTPVNNDIPSAYMPNSNANENELLQEAISAAMIRLETIVRIYYLRHSYESCNTYLTFFFSNVGFAALERLRSSEIDHERFKHLMSTLILCIKGLYDQGQHVHVASAVYRLLRNRLLPQDMRFLQGYIHWNITEDDDPLIISHVQSEWPIPIADRERDPEAAKLENLARRLNEMSVDSSRETSEENESETRYEVMK
- a CDS encoding acetyltransferase (GNAT) domain-containing protein, yielding MASINLRFRQATVEDARQIQQLVESAFRAIDSRPDWTGNAELASTFRISVEEVMPRIVNPDNAVLMALDDADNLVASIEVAKRGINCGRISMIAVNERYQKGGVGRSVLAYAEAYSRQTWNVEKFSLNALSTRKTLIEWYMRQGYQKTGETSPFPRERFTTVALPDDICFIEMEKDFSSTGEEGQSI